From the genome of Methylomonas sp. UP202, one region includes:
- a CDS encoding RelA/SpoT family protein, which yields MSEHTELALSLFPDFTGDDRLRIADALNLVDELGMATPADALPPRPKGIDVAAILTSVHIDLETILAAVLSDSRLTGLLSDTELRRRFGNVVADLVKDVHWLNNVSIYSPDMANEPNQTETLRRMLLAMTHDVRAVLIKLAYRIQRLRNLFREQTEIRHFISRESLDIYAPLANRLGISQFKWELEDLAFRYLEPEQYRAITESLASKREEREACIEAFLAMLRQTLDREGIAAKIYGRPKHIYSIWHKMRRKQLAVDDLYDLLAVRVIVDTLPSCYTVLGVAHSHWRHIPKEFDDYIANPKENGYQSLHTVVLDEAGNRIEIQIRTQAMHEFAELGVAAHWRYKEGSKYNAATEKNIASLRQLLEDKDNGNLLETFHTELFSDRVFVLTPAGKLIDLIKGATPLDFAYAIHTEVGHGCRGAKINGQIKPLTYKLQSGEQVEIITVKNGKPNHNWLNPNLGYLKTPRAISKVKSWFRYQQQAANIASGKQTLEKESKRLGIKTIDIDELIKHFKMQDTEHLYEALGRGDINNRQLAGALKIPELEPMPIKLASAQSAPQAAVIIEDIDNVVTTLAQCCSPVKGDEIVGYISHKRGITVHRSDCENIRHLTPEQQLHVIKADWSGHHKIHHNVPILIHAYNAKVDPIVQTNYCSV from the coding sequence ATGAGCGAACACACAGAGCTGGCGCTATCTCTGTTCCCTGATTTTACAGGCGATGATCGCCTCCGTATTGCCGACGCACTCAACCTGGTCGACGAATTGGGCATGGCAACTCCCGCTGACGCCTTGCCTCCACGTCCGAAAGGTATCGATGTCGCGGCGATTCTGACTTCGGTACATATCGATCTTGAAACCATTCTGGCGGCGGTTCTCAGCGATTCTCGCCTTACCGGCCTATTGAGTGATACCGAGTTGCGCCGACGCTTCGGCAACGTCGTTGCGGACTTGGTTAAAGACGTGCATTGGCTGAATAACGTCAGCATATACAGCCCGGACATGGCGAACGAGCCGAATCAGACCGAAACGCTGCGCCGAATGCTGTTGGCAATGACCCACGACGTCAGGGCGGTATTAATCAAGCTGGCCTATCGCATTCAACGCCTGCGCAACTTATTCCGCGAACAAACGGAAATCCGCCATTTCATCTCGCGGGAATCCCTGGACATCTACGCACCACTCGCCAATCGTTTAGGCATTAGCCAATTCAAATGGGAGCTCGAAGATCTGGCATTTCGTTATTTGGAACCGGAACAATATCGAGCAATTACCGAATCTCTCGCGAGCAAGCGCGAGGAACGCGAGGCCTGCATCGAAGCGTTTCTGGCAATGTTGCGCCAGACATTGGACCGGGAGGGAATCGCCGCAAAAATTTACGGGCGACCAAAACATATCTACAGTATCTGGCACAAAATGCGCCGCAAGCAGTTGGCCGTCGACGATCTTTACGATTTGCTGGCGGTCCGCGTCATCGTGGACACTTTACCCAGCTGTTATACCGTACTGGGTGTGGCACACAGCCACTGGCGCCACATTCCCAAGGAGTTTGACGATTACATCGCCAACCCAAAAGAAAACGGCTATCAATCGCTACATACCGTGGTTTTGGACGAAGCCGGCAATCGTATCGAAATTCAAATCCGTACCCAAGCCATGCACGAATTCGCCGAGCTAGGTGTTGCCGCACATTGGCGTTACAAGGAAGGCAGCAAATATAACGCCGCCACCGAGAAAAACATTGCATCGCTTCGTCAGTTGCTGGAAGACAAAGACAACGGCAATCTCCTGGAAACTTTTCATACGGAATTGTTTTCCGACCGAGTGTTTGTTTTAACGCCAGCCGGTAAATTGATTGACTTGATAAAGGGCGCGACACCACTGGATTTTGCTTATGCGATTCATACCGAAGTGGGTCACGGCTGTCGTGGCGCCAAGATCAACGGTCAAATCAAACCGCTGACCTATAAGTTACAATCCGGCGAACAGGTCGAAATCATCACAGTCAAAAACGGCAAACCTAACCACAATTGGCTAAATCCCAACCTTGGCTATCTGAAAACGCCGAGGGCAATCAGCAAGGTGAAGAGTTGGTTCAGATACCAACAACAAGCGGCGAATATCGCATCTGGAAAACAGACTCTGGAAAAGGAAAGCAAACGACTGGGCATTAAAACGATCGATATCGACGAATTGATTAAGCACTTCAAGATGCAGGACACCGAGCATCTATACGAAGCACTCGGGCGCGGCGATATCAACAACAGGCAATTGGCCGGCGCATTGAAAATTCCTGAGTTGGAACCAATGCCGATAAAGCTTGCATCAGCCCAAAGTGCTCCACAAGCTGCGGTGATCATTGAAGACATCGACAATGTCGTCACCACGCTGGCCCAATGCTGCTCGCCAGTGAAAGGCGATGAAATCGTCGGCTATATTTCCCATAAACGCGGAATCACGGTTCATCGAAGCGATTGCGAAAACATTCGCCACTTGACGCCGGAACAACAATTGCATGTGATTAAAGCGGATTGGAGTGGTCACCACAAGATTCACCATAACGTGCCAATCCTGATTCACGCTTATAACGCTAAAGTGGACCCCATTGTCCAGACAAATTATTGCTCGGTTTAA
- a CDS encoding IS3 family transposase (programmed frameshift): MSESKRKIFTGAQKAKVALEAVKGTKTINEIAQEHGVHPTQVSQWKKELLDNAGSLFEGKRGPKSVNAQNDPDRLYAKIGQLNMELDWLKKKSGDQPVEARQTWIRPDDELPLSRQCALLKVTRSVVYEQKKRLLKAVDEEECLLLRLLDEEYTRHPFYGSRRMTKYLHGCGYAVNRKRVQRLMQTLGLAGMAPGPNTSKSHPQHKTYPYLLRGVDIIRPNQVWSTDITYIRLPRGFVYLVAIIDWYSRKVLAWRLSNTLDAGFCVDCLDEAIKAYGAPEIFNSDQGSQFTSDAFTGVLIEHGITISMDGRGRALDNIFVERLWRTVKYEEVYLKQHGSLQDLLMGLTRYFMFYNEERLHQSLGYETPEVVYRTATGGGAKIVDKFNEVQEASALV, encoded by the exons ATGAGCGAAAGCAAACGGAAGATATTTACAGGTGCGCAAAAGGCCAAGGTTGCGTTGGAAGCGGTGAAAGGCACAAAGACGATCAATGAGATCGCCCAAGAGCACGGCGTGCATCCCACCCAGGTCAGTCAATGGAAGAAGGAATTGCTGGATAATGCCGGCAGTCTGTTTGAAGGCAAGCGCGGCCCCAAATCGGTTAATGCGCAGAATGATCCAGACCGGCTTTACGCCAAGATCGGGCAACTGAATATGGAGCTGGACTGGCTTAAAAAAAAGTCTG GGGATCAGCCTGTAGAGGCGCGCCAAACCTGGATAAGGCCGGATGATGAGTTGCCGTTATCCAGGCAATGCGCCTTGCTCAAGGTCACGCGTTCCGTGGTGTACGAGCAGAAAAAGCGTTTGCTGAAAGCTGTAGATGAAGAAGAATGTCTGTTGCTGCGCTTACTTGATGAGGAATATACGCGGCACCCTTTTTATGGTTCTCGGCGGATGACGAAGTATCTGCATGGCTGTGGCTATGCGGTTAATCGCAAGCGAGTTCAGCGCTTGATGCAAACCCTCGGATTGGCGGGCATGGCGCCGGGTCCCAATACCAGCAAGTCGCATCCGCAGCATAAGACTTATCCGTATCTGTTGAGGGGCGTCGACATCATCCGGCCCAACCAGGTGTGGAGTACCGACATCACCTATATTCGGCTACCGCGCGGCTTTGTCTATCTGGTGGCGATCATCGATTGGTACAGCCGCAAGGTACTGGCATGGCGATTGTCGAATACCCTGGACGCCGGGTTTTGCGTGGACTGTTTGGACGAAGCCATCAAGGCCTATGGAGCGCCCGAGATCTTTAATAGCGACCAGGGATCGCAATTTACCAGCGACGCTTTCACCGGCGTATTGATCGAGCACGGCATCACGATCAGCATGGACGGACGAGGTCGGGCTCTGGACAATATTTTTGTCGAACGGCTATGGCGAACGGTGAAATACGAAGAGGTGTATTTGAAACAGCACGGTAGCCTGCAGGACTTGTTGATGGGATTGACTCGCTACTTCATGTTTTACAACGAGGAGCGGCTGCATCAATCCTTGGGTTACGAAACGCCAGAGGTGGTGTATCGAACGGCGACGGGCGGCGGCGCCAAGATCGTGGATAAATTTAACGAGGTACAGGAAGCGTCAGCTCTTGTATAG
- a CDS encoding ACT domain-containing protein, whose product MLGDVSQILTASKAHISNASLKTHDDLSAILQMSIQIESTSQLSSILARISHLPNIVEVKRKV is encoded by the coding sequence TTGCTGGGTGACGTTTCGCAAATATTGACTGCTTCGAAAGCCCACATCAGTAACGCATCGTTAAAGACTCACGATGATTTGTCGGCAATTCTGCAAATGTCGATTCAGATCGAAAGTACCTCGCAACTGAGTTCGATATTGGCTCGAATCAGTCATCTGCCCAACATTGTCGAAGTCAAACGCAAGGTTTGA
- the infA gene encoding translation initiation factor IF-1 has product MAKEDQIEMEGKVIDTLPNTMFRVELENGHIVTAHISGKMRKHYIRILTGDKVRVEMTPYDLTKGRITFRNR; this is encoded by the coding sequence ATGGCGAAAGAAGATCAAATCGAAATGGAAGGTAAGGTCATCGATACTCTACCGAATACGATGTTTCGAGTCGAGCTGGAAAACGGACACATCGTTACCGCACACATTTCCGGCAAGATGCGCAAGCACTATATTCGGATCCTAACCGGCGATAAAGTTCGTGTTGAGATGACTCCGTACGACCTGACTAAGGGGCGCATCACGTTCCGCAATCGCTAA